A single Bufo bufo chromosome 6, aBufBuf1.1, whole genome shotgun sequence DNA region contains:
- the LOC121005376 gene encoding zinc finger protein 260-like isoform X7, with protein MRKMRLSLMLLYLCPTDGTSRKNPSERSQSPGPLNCHGCPVENYSVPHNHQGEDLIDIKTEADAEDDETHVSGDQQWKEEDIGRVTGVSTTDRSSKRILPEGCPSPLYSQNCIEENLSVLQDHQICIKEEIKEEEEELPVPINKMETPDHIITVSDFVHSKNLKANLSYQDHKLQVKIVTEDSLGENPNAQTIYGGHQSRELLPNCCNYKEIIYQTSQCYHGGNRIPTGGKSVPRSNVGRGHKRQSCMCPRCGKCFRHRVFLLTHQKIHRGQKQYHLEYGKRFKSYALQQSHTMERRFSCSECGKCFVKKSSLDEHWKIHTGLRPFSCSECGKCFAYKSCLIEHHKIHTGEKPFLCLECGKCFTKNSNLVRHLRTHTGEKQFPCLECGKCFVEKSGLLKHQKMHTGERPFSCSECKKCFVTKSTLAQHEKIHREKPFSCSECGKCFHSKSNLNDHLRIHTGERPFLCYECGKCFAHKSYLADHRRIHTGDKPYSCLECGKCFAYKSRLVQHQRIHTGEKPFACTECEKSFTSKLSLVIHQRNHTGERPYSCSVCGKSFTKQSNLSKHQRLHTEERQFSCLECGISFSKKADFVKHYRIHREKKPFSCLECGKSYTRKSVLVEHQKVHTGERPFTCSECGKSFAHKSVLIQHQRIHTGERPYSCSECGKCFVKKSGLVRHQRSHTGEKLFHCSDCGKNFAQRSGLVRHQKIHTGEKPFLCSECGKCFSVKSKLVRHLKSHKR; from the exons atgaggaagatgagacttTCATTAATG TTGCTGTATTTGTGTCCAACAGATGGAACCAGTAGAAAAAATCCATCAGAGAGATCCCAGAGTCCCGGTCCTCTGAATTGTCATGGCTGTCCAGTAGAGAATTACAGTGTCCCACATaatcatcag GGTGAAGACCTGATTGATATTAAAACTGAGGCTGATGCAGAAGATGATGAGACCCATGTTAGCGGTGATCAGCAAtggaaggaggaggacattggccgtG TAACTGGTGTATCTACTACAGATAGATCCAGTAAGAGAATTCTACCAGAGGGATGTCCCAGTCCTTTGTATTCCCAGAATTGTATAGAAGAAAATCTAAGTGTACTACAGGATCATCAG ATTTGTATCAAAGAGGAGATaaaggaagaagaagaggagctACCTGTGCCCATTAACAAGATGGAGACTCCAGATCATATCATTACAG TTTCAGATTTTGTGCACAGCAAGAACTTGAAGGCAAATCTTTCATATCAAGACCATAAATTACAAGTAAAGATTGTCACGGAGGATTCTCTGGGAGAAAACCCCAATGCCCAAACTATATATGGTGGACATCAAAGCAGAGAACTTCTACCAAATTGCTGCAATTACAAAGAAATTATTTATCAGACATCACAATGTTATCATGGTGGAAACAGAATTCCTACTGGTGGAAAATCAGTCCCTCGGTCAAATGTTGGAAGAGGTCATAAAAGGCAATCATGTATGTGTCCCAGATGCGGAAAATGTTTTAGGCACAGGGTGTTTCTCTTAACACATCAGAAAATCCACAGAGGCCAGAAGCAGTATCACTTAGAATATGGTAAAAGGTTTAAATCATATGCACTTCAACAGAGTCACACCATGGAGAGAAGGTTTTCTTGTTCAGAGTGTGGAAAATGTTTTGTCAAAAAGTCAAGTCTTGACGAACATTGGAAAATTCACACAGGGCTgagaccattttcatgttcagaatgtggtaaatgttttgccTACAAATCATGTCTTATTGAACATCATAAaatccacacaggggagaagccgttttTATGCctggaatgtgggaaatgtttcacaaAGAATTCAAATCTTGTTAGGCATCTGAGAacccacacaggggagaagcagtTTCCATGTTTggagtgtgggaaatgttttgtcgAAAAATCGGGTCTTTTGAAACATCAGAAAATGCACACCGGAGAAAGGCCATTTTCTTGTTCAGAATGTAAGAAATGTTTTGTCACAAAGTCCACTCTCGCGCAGCATGAGAAGATTCACAGAGAGAAACCCttttcctgttcagaatgtggcaaatgttttcacAGCAAATCAAATCTCAATGACCATCTTCGAATTCACACTGGTGAGAGGCCATTTTTATGTTATGAATGCGGGAAATGTTTTGCTCACAAATCATATCTCGCTGACCAtcggagaattcacacaggggataagccgtattcatgtttggAATGCGGGAAATGTTTTGCCTATAAATCAAGACTTGTTCAGCATCAGAGGATTCATACGGGAGAGAAGCCATTTGCATGTACAGAATGTGAAAAGAGTTTTACCAGCAAGCTaagtcttgttatacatcagagaaatcacacaggagagaggccGTATTCTTGTTCGGTATGTGGGAAAAGTTTCACCAAGCAATCAAATCTTAGTAAACATCAGAGATTACATACAGAAGAAAGGCAGTTTTCTTGTTTGGAATGTGGGATTAGTTTTTCAAAGAAAGCTGATTTTGTCAAACATTACAGAATCCACAGAGaaaagaagccattttcatgtttggaatgtgggaaaagttataccCGGAAATCTGTTCTTGTCGAACATCAGAAAGTTCACACTGGAGAGAGACCGTTTACATGTTCCGAATGCGGGAAAAGTTTTGCTCACAAATCTGTACTTATTCAGCATCAGAGAATCCACACAGGGGAGAGGCCATattcatgttcggaatgtggcaaatgttttgtgAAGAAATCGGGCCTTGTgagacatcagagaagtcacacgggAGAGAAGTTGTTTCACTGTTCTGACTGTGGAAAGAATTTTGCTCAGAGATCAGGTCTTGTtcgacatcagaaaattcacacaggggagaaaccgttcttatgctcagaatgtgggaaatgtttttctgTGAAATCAAAACTTGTAAGGCACTTGAAGAGTCATAAAAGGTAG
- the LOC121005376 gene encoding zinc finger protein 665-like isoform X2, protein MVRSCRQCLKATRLGTKLKWKIRRPSDYLVRDFQGYLDIPASSEHDIQYTQSMCKYRHHLDITYSLCVQSLCVFHTDGSNKIKSSERCPSPLYSQDWSPDNAMRTEKDTWESELLRLPITAEERSLSPFYSMNCSEDNQNIPQGHQAEDLLDIKVEVIDEEDETFINDGTSRKNPSERSQSPGPLNCHGCPVENYSVPHNHQGEDLIDIKTEADAEDDETHVSGDQQWKEEDIGRDRSSKRILPEGCPSPLYSQNCIEENLSVLQDHQICIKEEIKEEEEELPVPINKMETPDHIITVSDFVHSKNLKANLSYQDHKLQVKIVTEDSLGENPNAQTIYGGHQSRELLPNCCNYKEIIYQTSQCYHGGNRIPTGGKSVPRSNVGRGHKRQSCMCPRCGKCFRHRVFLLTHQKIHRGQKQYHLEYGKRFKSYALQQSHTMERRFSCSECGKCFVKKSSLDEHWKIHTGLRPFSCSECGKCFAYKSCLIEHHKIHTGEKPFLCLECGKCFTKNSNLVRHLRTHTGEKQFPCLECGKCFVEKSGLLKHQKMHTGERPFSCSECKKCFVTKSTLAQHEKIHREKPFSCSECGKCFHSKSNLNDHLRIHTGERPFLCYECGKCFAHKSYLADHRRIHTGDKPYSCLECGKCFAYKSRLVQHQRIHTGEKPFACTECEKSFTSKLSLVIHQRNHTGERPYSCSVCGKSFTKQSNLSKHQRLHTEERQFSCLECGISFSKKADFVKHYRIHREKKPFSCLECGKSYTRKSVLVEHQKVHTGERPFTCSECGKSFAHKSVLIQHQRIHTGERPYSCSECGKCFVKKSGLVRHQRSHTGEKLFHCSDCGKNFAQRSGLVRHQKIHTGEKPFLCSECGKCFSVKSKLVRHLKSHKR, encoded by the exons ATGGTGAGAAGCTGCCGCCAGTGTTTAAAAGCAACAAGGCTCGGTACAAAGTTGAAATGGAAAATCAGAAGACCCTCAGATTACCTAGTAAGAGATTTTCAGGGTTACTTAGATATACCGGCATCATCAgaacatgacatacagtatacacaatcTATGTGCAAATACCGCCATCATCTGGACATCACATACAGTCTATGTGTACAGTCACTCTGTGTGTTTCACACAGATggatccaataaaataaaatcatcagaGAGATGCCccagtcctctgtattcccaggattgGTCTCCTGACAACGCTATGAGAACAGAAAAAGACACGTGGGAGTCTGAGCTGTTACGGCTCCCAATCACTGCTGAGG AGAGAAGTCTCAGCCCTTTTTATTCCATGAATTGTTCAGAGGACAATCAAAATATTCCACAGGGTCATCAG GCTGAAGATCTGCTTGATATCAAAGTTGAAGTgatagatgaggaagatgagacttTCATTAATG ATGGAACCAGTAGAAAAAATCCATCAGAGAGATCCCAGAGTCCCGGTCCTCTGAATTGTCATGGCTGTCCAGTAGAGAATTACAGTGTCCCACATaatcatcag GGTGAAGACCTGATTGATATTAAAACTGAGGCTGATGCAGAAGATGATGAGACCCATGTTAGCGGTGATCAGCAAtggaaggaggaggacattggccgtG ATAGATCCAGTAAGAGAATTCTACCAGAGGGATGTCCCAGTCCTTTGTATTCCCAGAATTGTATAGAAGAAAATCTAAGTGTACTACAGGATCATCAG ATTTGTATCAAAGAGGAGATaaaggaagaagaagaggagctACCTGTGCCCATTAACAAGATGGAGACTCCAGATCATATCATTACAG TTTCAGATTTTGTGCACAGCAAGAACTTGAAGGCAAATCTTTCATATCAAGACCATAAATTACAAGTAAAGATTGTCACGGAGGATTCTCTGGGAGAAAACCCCAATGCCCAAACTATATATGGTGGACATCAAAGCAGAGAACTTCTACCAAATTGCTGCAATTACAAAGAAATTATTTATCAGACATCACAATGTTATCATGGTGGAAACAGAATTCCTACTGGTGGAAAATCAGTCCCTCGGTCAAATGTTGGAAGAGGTCATAAAAGGCAATCATGTATGTGTCCCAGATGCGGAAAATGTTTTAGGCACAGGGTGTTTCTCTTAACACATCAGAAAATCCACAGAGGCCAGAAGCAGTATCACTTAGAATATGGTAAAAGGTTTAAATCATATGCACTTCAACAGAGTCACACCATGGAGAGAAGGTTTTCTTGTTCAGAGTGTGGAAAATGTTTTGTCAAAAAGTCAAGTCTTGACGAACATTGGAAAATTCACACAGGGCTgagaccattttcatgttcagaatgtggtaaatgttttgccTACAAATCATGTCTTATTGAACATCATAAaatccacacaggggagaagccgttttTATGCctggaatgtgggaaatgtttcacaaAGAATTCAAATCTTGTTAGGCATCTGAGAacccacacaggggagaagcagtTTCCATGTTTggagtgtgggaaatgttttgtcgAAAAATCGGGTCTTTTGAAACATCAGAAAATGCACACCGGAGAAAGGCCATTTTCTTGTTCAGAATGTAAGAAATGTTTTGTCACAAAGTCCACTCTCGCGCAGCATGAGAAGATTCACAGAGAGAAACCCttttcctgttcagaatgtggcaaatgttttcacAGCAAATCAAATCTCAATGACCATCTTCGAATTCACACTGGTGAGAGGCCATTTTTATGTTATGAATGCGGGAAATGTTTTGCTCACAAATCATATCTCGCTGACCAtcggagaattcacacaggggataagccgtattcatgtttggAATGCGGGAAATGTTTTGCCTATAAATCAAGACTTGTTCAGCATCAGAGGATTCATACGGGAGAGAAGCCATTTGCATGTACAGAATGTGAAAAGAGTTTTACCAGCAAGCTaagtcttgttatacatcagagaaatcacacaggagagaggccGTATTCTTGTTCGGTATGTGGGAAAAGTTTCACCAAGCAATCAAATCTTAGTAAACATCAGAGATTACATACAGAAGAAAGGCAGTTTTCTTGTTTGGAATGTGGGATTAGTTTTTCAAAGAAAGCTGATTTTGTCAAACATTACAGAATCCACAGAGaaaagaagccattttcatgtttggaatgtgggaaaagttataccCGGAAATCTGTTCTTGTCGAACATCAGAAAGTTCACACTGGAGAGAGACCGTTTACATGTTCCGAATGCGGGAAAAGTTTTGCTCACAAATCTGTACTTATTCAGCATCAGAGAATCCACACAGGGGAGAGGCCATattcatgttcggaatgtggcaaatgttttgtgAAGAAATCGGGCCTTGTgagacatcagagaagtcacacgggAGAGAAGTTGTTTCACTGTTCTGACTGTGGAAAGAATTTTGCTCAGAGATCAGGTCTTGTtcgacatcagaaaattcacacaggggagaaaccgttcttatgctcagaatgtgggaaatgtttttctgTGAAATCAAAACTTGTAAGGCACTTGAAGAGTCATAAAAGGTAG
- the LOC121005376 gene encoding zinc finger protein 260-like isoform X5, protein MENQKTLRLPKRSLSPFYSMNCSEDNQNIPQGHQAEDLLDIKVEVIDEEDETFINDGTSRKNPSERSQSPGPLNCHGCPVENYSVPHNHQGEDLIDIKTEADAEDDETHVSGDQQWKEEDIGRVTGVSTTDRSSKRILPEGCPSPLYSQNCIEENLSVLQDHQICIKEEIKEEEEELPVPINKMETPDHIITVSDFVHSKNLKANLSYQDHKLQVKIVTEDSLGENPNAQTIYGGHQSRELLPNCCNYKEIIYQTSQCYHGGNRIPTGGKSVPRSNVGRGHKRQSCMCPRCGKCFRHRVFLLTHQKIHRGQKQYHLEYGKRFKSYALQQSHTMERRFSCSECGKCFVKKSSLDEHWKIHTGLRPFSCSECGKCFAYKSCLIEHHKIHTGEKPFLCLECGKCFTKNSNLVRHLRTHTGEKQFPCLECGKCFVEKSGLLKHQKMHTGERPFSCSECKKCFVTKSTLAQHEKIHREKPFSCSECGKCFHSKSNLNDHLRIHTGERPFLCYECGKCFAHKSYLADHRRIHTGDKPYSCLECGKCFAYKSRLVQHQRIHTGEKPFACTECEKSFTSKLSLVIHQRNHTGERPYSCSVCGKSFTKQSNLSKHQRLHTEERQFSCLECGISFSKKADFVKHYRIHREKKPFSCLECGKSYTRKSVLVEHQKVHTGERPFTCSECGKSFAHKSVLIQHQRIHTGERPYSCSECGKCFVKKSGLVRHQRSHTGEKLFHCSDCGKNFAQRSGLVRHQKIHTGEKPFLCSECGKCFSVKSKLVRHLKSHKR, encoded by the exons ATGGAAAATCAGAAGACCCTCAGATTACCTA AGAGAAGTCTCAGCCCTTTTTATTCCATGAATTGTTCAGAGGACAATCAAAATATTCCACAGGGTCATCAG GCTGAAGATCTGCTTGATATCAAAGTTGAAGTgatagatgaggaagatgagacttTCATTAATG ATGGAACCAGTAGAAAAAATCCATCAGAGAGATCCCAGAGTCCCGGTCCTCTGAATTGTCATGGCTGTCCAGTAGAGAATTACAGTGTCCCACATaatcatcag GGTGAAGACCTGATTGATATTAAAACTGAGGCTGATGCAGAAGATGATGAGACCCATGTTAGCGGTGATCAGCAAtggaaggaggaggacattggccgtG TAACTGGTGTATCTACTACAGATAGATCCAGTAAGAGAATTCTACCAGAGGGATGTCCCAGTCCTTTGTATTCCCAGAATTGTATAGAAGAAAATCTAAGTGTACTACAGGATCATCAG ATTTGTATCAAAGAGGAGATaaaggaagaagaagaggagctACCTGTGCCCATTAACAAGATGGAGACTCCAGATCATATCATTACAG TTTCAGATTTTGTGCACAGCAAGAACTTGAAGGCAAATCTTTCATATCAAGACCATAAATTACAAGTAAAGATTGTCACGGAGGATTCTCTGGGAGAAAACCCCAATGCCCAAACTATATATGGTGGACATCAAAGCAGAGAACTTCTACCAAATTGCTGCAATTACAAAGAAATTATTTATCAGACATCACAATGTTATCATGGTGGAAACAGAATTCCTACTGGTGGAAAATCAGTCCCTCGGTCAAATGTTGGAAGAGGTCATAAAAGGCAATCATGTATGTGTCCCAGATGCGGAAAATGTTTTAGGCACAGGGTGTTTCTCTTAACACATCAGAAAATCCACAGAGGCCAGAAGCAGTATCACTTAGAATATGGTAAAAGGTTTAAATCATATGCACTTCAACAGAGTCACACCATGGAGAGAAGGTTTTCTTGTTCAGAGTGTGGAAAATGTTTTGTCAAAAAGTCAAGTCTTGACGAACATTGGAAAATTCACACAGGGCTgagaccattttcatgttcagaatgtggtaaatgttttgccTACAAATCATGTCTTATTGAACATCATAAaatccacacaggggagaagccgttttTATGCctggaatgtgggaaatgtttcacaaAGAATTCAAATCTTGTTAGGCATCTGAGAacccacacaggggagaagcagtTTCCATGTTTggagtgtgggaaatgttttgtcgAAAAATCGGGTCTTTTGAAACATCAGAAAATGCACACCGGAGAAAGGCCATTTTCTTGTTCAGAATGTAAGAAATGTTTTGTCACAAAGTCCACTCTCGCGCAGCATGAGAAGATTCACAGAGAGAAACCCttttcctgttcagaatgtggcaaatgttttcacAGCAAATCAAATCTCAATGACCATCTTCGAATTCACACTGGTGAGAGGCCATTTTTATGTTATGAATGCGGGAAATGTTTTGCTCACAAATCATATCTCGCTGACCAtcggagaattcacacaggggataagccgtattcatgtttggAATGCGGGAAATGTTTTGCCTATAAATCAAGACTTGTTCAGCATCAGAGGATTCATACGGGAGAGAAGCCATTTGCATGTACAGAATGTGAAAAGAGTTTTACCAGCAAGCTaagtcttgttatacatcagagaaatcacacaggagagaggccGTATTCTTGTTCGGTATGTGGGAAAAGTTTCACCAAGCAATCAAATCTTAGTAAACATCAGAGATTACATACAGAAGAAAGGCAGTTTTCTTGTTTGGAATGTGGGATTAGTTTTTCAAAGAAAGCTGATTTTGTCAAACATTACAGAATCCACAGAGaaaagaagccattttcatgtttggaatgtgggaaaagttataccCGGAAATCTGTTCTTGTCGAACATCAGAAAGTTCACACTGGAGAGAGACCGTTTACATGTTCCGAATGCGGGAAAAGTTTTGCTCACAAATCTGTACTTATTCAGCATCAGAGAATCCACACAGGGGAGAGGCCATattcatgttcggaatgtggcaaatgttttgtgAAGAAATCGGGCCTTGTgagacatcagagaagtcacacgggAGAGAAGTTGTTTCACTGTTCTGACTGTGGAAAGAATTTTGCTCAGAGATCAGGTCTTGTtcgacatcagaaaattcacacaggggagaaaccgttcttatgctcagaatgtgggaaatgtttttctgTGAAATCAAAACTTGTAAGGCACTTGAAGAGTCATAAAAGGTAG